One stretch of Variovorax sp. 54 DNA includes these proteins:
- a CDS encoding PilW family protein: MSAAFVSPACVRHRSSGFTLIELMVALTLGLVILAAALSVFATSSRSSQLSELETQLNEDGILALNLIQQQLKQAGYSQQLIPSNGATVMGNYAGPAVRGCDGGFTDAGVAFDKLSCVTGNGSDAIAIRYEANIDNTMPQLTASTLATNCLGNAINAATPTQVSPPPTPAPGTLPPGNYTLADNRYLVTVANTAPMLSCRGMEKGNAGNAVGTSQPLLANVESMQILYGVASLPSAELAATYDPMRHQIVNYLDASGVDLLPTTGVLADNTEDRWSRVLSVRVCLQMRSDRPVRDAPVGGLTYKQCDNIDATRTDGYLRKTYTTTVLLRNRLIAP, encoded by the coding sequence ATGAGCGCCGCCTTCGTTTCTCCCGCATGCGTGCGTCACCGATCCAGCGGCTTCACGCTGATCGAGCTGATGGTCGCTTTGACGCTCGGGCTGGTGATCCTGGCCGCGGCCCTGTCTGTCTTCGCAACCTCCAGCCGAAGCAGCCAGTTGTCGGAGCTCGAGACGCAATTGAACGAGGACGGCATCCTCGCGCTCAACCTGATCCAGCAACAGCTCAAGCAGGCCGGCTACTCGCAGCAACTCATTCCGAGTAACGGCGCGACGGTCATGGGCAACTATGCCGGTCCCGCCGTGCGCGGTTGCGACGGCGGATTCACCGACGCTGGGGTTGCCTTCGACAAGCTCTCGTGCGTCACAGGCAATGGCAGCGATGCCATCGCCATCCGCTACGAAGCCAACATCGACAACACCATGCCCCAGCTCACCGCCTCGACGCTGGCGACGAACTGCCTGGGCAACGCCATCAACGCCGCGACACCGACGCAGGTGAGCCCGCCCCCCACACCGGCCCCCGGCACGTTGCCGCCGGGCAACTACACGCTGGCCGACAACCGCTATCTGGTGACGGTGGCGAACACGGCCCCCATGCTGTCTTGCCGCGGCATGGAGAAGGGCAATGCCGGGAATGCCGTCGGCACCTCGCAGCCGCTGCTCGCCAATGTCGAAAGCATGCAAATCCTCTACGGCGTCGCCAGCCTCCCCAGTGCCGAACTCGCGGCCACCTACGACCCGATGCGGCATCAGATCGTCAACTACCTCGATGCCTCCGGCGTCGACCTCCTGCCCACCACTGGCGTGCTGGCCGACAACACCGAAGACCGCTGGAGCCGCGTGCTGAGCGTGCGCGTGTGCCTGCAGATGCGCAGCGACCGGCCCGTGCGCGACGCGCCCGTCGGTGGCCTGACCTACAAGCAATGCGACAACATCGACGCGACACGTACCGACGGCTACCTGCGCAAGACCTACACCACCACGGTCCTGCTGCGCAATCGCCTGATCGCGCCGTGA
- a CDS encoding PilX N-terminal domain-containing pilus assembly protein → MTHALSSPSRTAGSPRERGVVLIVTLILLVVLSLLGTFAIRNATQSERSVNGIRLAEVAREAAETALRFCEQVAIFDGDGQDYTPYASTGMRAKIIATTIGSEFDPKAEWRKSASWTNSNAIKVPPAYFTNGGANSDAQPLRIEPRCVIQRIQTNGTPTLTGYLITARGFANNAEFDGSTGKSTLGAEAWLHSVLTSDK, encoded by the coding sequence ATGACGCACGCCCTCTCTTCTCCGAGCCGCACCGCTGGCAGCCCGCGCGAGCGCGGCGTGGTGCTGATCGTCACGCTGATCTTGCTCGTGGTCCTGTCGTTGCTGGGAACTTTTGCGATCCGCAATGCCACGCAAAGCGAACGCAGCGTCAACGGTATCCGCTTGGCTGAAGTCGCCCGTGAGGCCGCCGAGACGGCGCTGCGCTTCTGCGAACAGGTGGCCATCTTCGACGGCGACGGCCAGGACTACACCCCCTACGCCTCCACCGGCATGCGCGCCAAGATCATCGCCACCACCATCGGCTCCGAGTTCGACCCTAAGGCCGAATGGCGCAAAAGCGCCAGCTGGACGAATAGCAATGCCATCAAGGTTCCGCCCGCCTACTTCACGAACGGCGGCGCCAACAGCGACGCGCAGCCGCTGCGCATCGAACCGCGTTGCGTGATCCAGAGGATCCAAACCAATGGGACGCCCACGCTGACCGGCTACCTGATCACCGCCCGGGGCTTTGCCAACAACGCCGAGTTCGACGGCTCGACCGGGAAATCCACGCTAGGCGCTGAAGCATGGCTGCACTCCGTGCTGACGAGCGACAAATGA
- a CDS encoding type IV pilin protein, translating into MTHPRSISPRSGRGFTLIEVMVVVAIVAILAAIAMPNYQEYVRRSKRVEAQGVLMEAAQFMQRYYSANDRYTLASGQTTAQTEQKSKTGSLLPTALQQSPQSGTPNYTIAVFASDDPPAYTLQATRTGSMSGDRCGMLTLSGQGTRGVKDQATGLGAADCWK; encoded by the coding sequence ATGACACACCCACGTTCCATTTCCCCACGCTCCGGCCGCGGCTTCACGCTGATCGAAGTCATGGTCGTCGTCGCGATCGTTGCCATCCTGGCGGCCATCGCGATGCCGAACTACCAGGAGTACGTGCGGCGCTCCAAACGCGTCGAGGCCCAGGGCGTGCTGATGGAGGCTGCGCAGTTCATGCAGCGCTACTACTCGGCCAACGACCGCTACACCCTCGCGTCGGGTCAGACCACCGCACAGACCGAGCAAAAGAGCAAAACGGGAAGCCTACTCCCCACGGCCCTGCAGCAGTCGCCCCAGTCAGGCACGCCCAACTACACCATCGCCGTCTTCGCCAGCGACGACCCGCCTGCCTACACCCTCCAGGCCACCCGAACCGGGAGCATGAGCGGCGACCGATGCGGCATGTTGACCTTGAGCGGCCAGGGCACCCGGGGCGTGAAAGACCAGGCCACAGGCCTTGGGGCTGCGGATTGCTGGAAATAA
- a CDS encoding pilus assembly protein: MTTTRQTLVPASATASHMLRAFVGLAALGAALLPFGTALAVTAPSQGPLYNAVLGAKPNLMFVLDNSGSMAFEFQEGYSVVDDCPKTGTVCEGKYGWYSMRSSDVNNQYYNPSITYLPRIEPNGDKKINEIEFVENQSSRIFGYYVAEAKYKWSDVRYIPLYTVYSSNASIPSGSKFTYFQCSQGNCADSSKRTVVNLTYPASAEIFPAPAGHKRTDCIENTKGCTAGEEIKNVLNWYKWYRSRALAVGTAVGQAMQSYDNKFRIGYSQYNQIDFKNEKSERATDIVRGVRYFKDENEADKKWKTQFYDWLYGIVPISDTPSHNALFLAADYYDGNRNSARGNPWKNDPTSSDPTDDKNDLSCRRAYAIMLSDGAWNLGTSLNDDKKYASIQGGIYSRNPPSNETNFQFDPKGATGFDSANDAIRLKARNLYIPYGDEGVSSYGLADLTAYYFWHKDFSSTLPNNVPVVDSQHNPTFWQNMTTYTIGWGLTPSGNRPGATTGLTWNQIEKYNNDWLAGSQVTKPQWAVGNLNLEKSAAADARRVDDFVRAGFTGGGRAYSVYSGDDMRRALDNALSSMVGSGNDAGAAVSGNSNEFQTLAGQYKYTTEYQTADNSGDVKAFQLDANGNVDANKPTPAWSANAKMPAVDKRAIFTLSNYDPDAPRNALRTALTWGTRLDSLPADLKTLLNKDTLQPPDERFIRYMLGDDPQKNTKGTVYRLRKQPIGASVNSPPVFVGGRIDMGYNTYGSVDGKGSYAAYKTRKTTLPPTIFAATNNGKVHVLDAGRNAATAGTELAEFMPKGAMASQIDLANPNFRFRYTLDGPLVEHDVYDKPAPSADASWRQLVFGTGGRAGPFMYGLESPMNAADRTPTLNHFLWEVNNKAIGYADLAHITNNPAAGQLDDGTWVMLTGSGHYPEAGKQVGLYVVEALTGKLKKFIQLPASYGGDATGGNRGLGGVVAVRDTTRRIVAAYAGDANGNLWRFDLRSAKLTASIPRLLFTTPEGKKQPIYAAPTWQVHPGDGKACTYSATSQCGAIVVVGTGILLDEGDLTMPATKQALYGIWDQTPIGGDDKAGAIPVSVENLVTQTLDPVIKSGAGIEKGKNFYQLSANAVDWTKKNGWLLNLGTITYPGAMENGERVVGDLANLGSSVIVSSFLPEDKKQGIESCTATGSLPNIIYVLDALTGKNKNSFDVDANGTFDAYSAVSIPGGGFTRGNVNSRNMIGQPNEGQPDGKPRSSCTNETGYLTGVGGTQRVGDGCPPDSRAWRRSWRQVVSPPF; the protein is encoded by the coding sequence ATGACCACCACGCGCCAGACTCTTGTTCCGGCCTCCGCCACAGCGTCGCACATGTTGCGGGCGTTCGTCGGCCTTGCTGCATTGGGTGCTGCGCTACTGCCCTTCGGCACCGCACTCGCAGTGACTGCGCCAAGCCAAGGCCCGCTCTACAACGCCGTGCTAGGCGCCAAGCCCAACCTGATGTTCGTGCTCGACAACTCCGGGTCGATGGCGTTTGAATTTCAGGAAGGCTATTCAGTTGTCGACGACTGTCCAAAAACCGGGACAGTTTGCGAGGGCAAATATGGTTGGTATTCCATGCGATCGAGTGATGTCAACAACCAGTATTACAACCCATCCATCACTTATCTCCCTCGAATCGAGCCAAATGGAGATAAGAAAATCAATGAAATCGAATTCGTTGAAAATCAGTCATCCAGGATATTTGGCTACTATGTAGCAGAAGCAAAATACAAATGGTCTGACGTAAGATATATTCCACTGTATACGGTTTATTCTTCTAATGCCTCCATTCCCAGCGGCAGCAAGTTTACCTATTTCCAATGCAGCCAGGGAAATTGCGCAGACTCATCAAAAAGAACAGTTGTTAATCTCACCTATCCAGCCAGCGCCGAAATCTTTCCTGCTCCGGCCGGGCACAAACGAACGGATTGCATAGAAAATACAAAGGGCTGCACGGCCGGTGAAGAAATAAAAAATGTTCTTAATTGGTACAAATGGTATCGAAGTCGCGCGCTGGCAGTGGGCACCGCAGTGGGGCAGGCAATGCAAAGCTACGACAATAAATTTCGAATCGGATACTCTCAATACAATCAAATTGACTTCAAAAACGAAAAAAGCGAAAGGGCAACCGACATCGTCCGCGGGGTTCGCTACTTCAAAGACGAAAATGAAGCTGACAAGAAGTGGAAAACACAGTTTTACGACTGGCTCTACGGAATAGTTCCAATCTCGGACACGCCGAGCCACAACGCCTTGTTTCTGGCCGCCGATTATTACGATGGCAATCGCAATTCTGCCCGAGGGAATCCGTGGAAAAATGATCCCACAAGCTCAGACCCAACTGACGACAAGAACGATTTAAGCTGCAGGCGCGCTTACGCCATCATGTTGTCCGATGGCGCATGGAATCTTGGCACATCATTGAACGACGATAAAAAATATGCCAGCATTCAAGGGGGAATTTACAGTCGAAATCCACCAAGCAATGAAACCAATTTTCAATTTGACCCCAAAGGTGCCACGGGTTTCGATAGCGCAAATGACGCCATTCGATTGAAAGCGCGGAACCTCTATATTCCCTACGGCGACGAAGGAGTCAGCAGCTACGGGCTTGCCGACCTGACTGCCTATTATTTTTGGCACAAGGACTTCTCCAGCACCCTGCCCAACAACGTTCCCGTCGTGGACAGCCAGCATAACCCCACGTTTTGGCAAAACATGACCACCTACACCATTGGCTGGGGGTTGACGCCATCCGGCAATCGACCGGGTGCGACGACGGGCCTGACCTGGAACCAAATAGAAAAATACAACAATGATTGGCTCGCCGGCAGTCAGGTGACGAAGCCTCAGTGGGCCGTCGGAAACCTGAACCTGGAGAAATCGGCCGCCGCCGATGCCCGACGCGTCGACGACTTTGTCCGTGCCGGCTTCACCGGCGGCGGTCGCGCCTACAGCGTGTACTCGGGCGACGACATGCGCCGAGCCCTGGACAACGCGCTGAGCAGCATGGTCGGTTCCGGCAATGACGCGGGCGCAGCGGTGTCGGGCAACAGCAATGAATTCCAGACGCTGGCAGGCCAGTACAAGTACACGACCGAGTATCAGACGGCAGACAACAGCGGTGACGTCAAGGCCTTCCAACTGGACGCCAACGGCAATGTGGATGCCAACAAGCCGACGCCGGCTTGGTCCGCCAATGCCAAGATGCCGGCGGTGGACAAGCGGGCGATCTTCACCTTGTCGAACTACGACCCCGACGCGCCCCGCAACGCGTTGCGCACGGCGCTGACCTGGGGCACCCGGCTGGACAGCCTGCCAGCCGACCTCAAGACTCTGCTGAACAAGGACACGCTGCAGCCGCCTGACGAGCGCTTCATCCGCTACATGCTGGGCGATGACCCGCAGAAGAATACGAAGGGCACGGTCTACCGGCTGCGCAAGCAGCCCATCGGTGCCTCGGTCAACTCGCCGCCGGTGTTCGTGGGCGGGCGCATCGACATGGGCTACAACACCTACGGGTCTGTCGACGGCAAGGGCTCTTATGCAGCCTACAAGACAAGGAAGACCACGCTGCCCCCCACCATCTTCGCGGCCACCAACAACGGCAAGGTGCACGTGCTGGACGCGGGCCGGAACGCCGCCACGGCCGGCACTGAGCTGGCCGAGTTCATGCCCAAGGGCGCCATGGCTTCGCAGATCGACCTGGCGAATCCGAATTTCCGATTCCGCTACACGCTCGACGGACCACTGGTAGAGCACGACGTGTACGACAAGCCCGCCCCAAGCGCGGACGCAAGCTGGCGCCAATTGGTATTCGGCACGGGCGGGCGCGCGGGCCCTTTCATGTACGGCCTGGAGTCGCCCATGAACGCCGCCGACCGGACGCCGACCCTGAATCACTTTCTTTGGGAGGTGAACAACAAGGCCATCGGCTACGCCGATCTGGCCCACATCACCAACAACCCTGCCGCCGGCCAACTGGACGACGGCACCTGGGTCATGTTGACGGGCAGCGGCCACTACCCGGAAGCCGGCAAGCAGGTCGGGCTGTATGTGGTGGAGGCACTCACCGGCAAGCTCAAGAAGTTCATTCAACTCCCCGCCAGCTACGGCGGCGACGCTACAGGCGGCAACCGCGGCCTGGGCGGCGTGGTTGCGGTGCGGGACACCACCCGCCGCATCGTGGCGGCCTACGCCGGCGACGCCAACGGCAACCTGTGGCGTTTCGACCTGCGAAGCGCCAAGCTCACAGCATCCATTCCCAGGCTGCTGTTCACTACGCCGGAGGGCAAGAAGCAGCCCATCTACGCCGCGCCGACATGGCAGGTTCATCCCGGCGACGGAAAGGCCTGCACCTACAGTGCCACGTCTCAGTGCGGCGCCATCGTGGTGGTCGGCACGGGCATCCTGCTGGACGAAGGCGACCTGACCATGCCGGCCACGAAGCAGGCGCTCTATGGCATCTGGGACCAGACACCGATCGGAGGCGACGACAAGGCCGGGGCCATCCCGGTCAGCGTCGAGAATCTGGTGACACAGACCCTCGATCCAGTAATCAAGTCTGGGGCCGGAATCGAAAAGGGGAAGAACTTCTACCAACTCAGCGCGAATGCCGTCGACTGGACAAAGAAGAATGGATGGCTGCTGAACCTCGGCACGATCACCTACCCCGGCGCGATGGAGAACGGCGAGCGCGTGGTCGGCGACTTGGCCAACCTGGGCAGCAGCGTGATCGTCTCGTCCTTCCTGCCTGAAGACAAGAAGCAAGGCATCGAGTCCTGCACGGCCACGGGCAGCCTGCCCAACATCATCTATGTGCTCGACGCTCTTACCGGCAAGAACAAGAACTCCTTCGATGTCGATGCCAACGGCACCTTCGACGCGTATTCGGCCGTCTCGATCCCCGGCGGCGGTTTCACGCGCGGCAACGTGAATTCGCGCAACATGATCGGCCAGCCCAACGAAGGCCAGCCCGACGGCAAGCCCAGGAGCAGTTGCACCAACGAAACCGGCTACCTTACCGGCGTGGGCGGCACGCAGAGAGTCGGCGATGGCTGCCCGCCGGATTCCCGGGCTTGGCGCCGCAGTTGGCGCCAGGTGGTTTCTCCGCCCTTCTGA
- a CDS encoding FAD-binding and (Fe-S)-binding domain-containing protein: MRIDPASHMQPAGTVLPPNDTCELLARRLRTDTQGEVLFDDGSRGRYATDASIYQITPVGAFVPTNERDIATAIDIARDLKVPVLARGGGTSQCGQTTGAALVIDNSKHFRKVLDVNVEEGTATVEPGLVLDHLNAQLKPHGLWYPVDVSTSAQATLGGMAGNNSCGSRSIAYGNMVHNVLGASAWLSSGELVEFGPVTTLGARAAGIAQFVHGLAQEHRDAMAQHWPKVMRRVAGYNLDIFDNQSERPYTADGSVNLAHLLIGAEGTLAYTRSLKLKLAPLPRAKVLGIVNFPTFHAAMDAAQHIVKLGPTAVELVDRTMIELSLANPAFKPTVETALIGKPAAILLVEFSGADKAGLLPQLKQLVELMGDLGLPGSVVEMADDARQKNLWEVRKAGLNIMMSLKGDGKPVSFIEDCAVPLEHLAEYTDGLTEVFAKYGSRGTWYAHASVGTLHVRPILDMRADGGAKMRAIAEEASALVRKYKGAFSGEHGDGLCRGEWIEWQFGPAINEAFRAIKQQLDPIGLFNPGKIIDPPRMDDGALFRFAPPTAPKPYRRIELKPVLDWSGWNVNADPVTELTTAPGTGGDSTGGLAKAVEMCNNNGHCRKFDAGTMCPSYRVTRDEQHLTRGRANTLRLALSGQLGADAFTSEAMHDTMDLCVGCKGCKRDCPTGVDMAKMKIEFLDHYKKRHGHTLKDRLVAYMPDYAHRASRMPWLLNLRNRVPGAAWLGEKMLGFSAKRSLPEWRTDTFWRGKDMVAAGLFSDQTSVLAAAARGEKVAVLFVDTFNGTFESENVFAAARVLHAAGYALHTVEKGGGHHCCGRTFLVSGMVDEAKVRAGALIDALLPLAQAGVPIVGLEPSCLLTLRDETLVMGFGDKAQVVAKQALLFEEFIARERKAGRFELALKPATAPILLHGHCHQKAFGAVSPIMEVLKLIPGAEPELIESSCCGMAGSFGYEASHFEVSMQMAEASLLPAIRARPDAIVVADGTSCRHQIGDGAQREAVHVAVLLARHMML; encoded by the coding sequence ATGCGCATCGACCCCGCCAGCCACATGCAGCCAGCCGGAACCGTTCTTCCGCCCAACGACACCTGCGAACTGCTGGCGCGCCGGCTGCGCACCGACACGCAGGGCGAGGTGCTGTTCGACGACGGTTCGCGCGGGCGCTACGCCACCGACGCGTCGATCTACCAGATCACGCCGGTCGGCGCCTTCGTGCCGACGAACGAGCGCGACATCGCCACCGCCATCGACATCGCACGCGACCTGAAGGTGCCGGTGCTGGCACGCGGCGGCGGCACCAGCCAATGCGGCCAGACCACGGGCGCGGCGCTGGTGATCGACAACAGCAAGCACTTTCGCAAGGTGCTCGATGTGAACGTGGAAGAGGGCACGGCGACGGTCGAGCCCGGACTGGTGCTCGACCACCTGAACGCACAGCTCAAGCCGCACGGGCTCTGGTACCCGGTCGACGTGTCGACCAGCGCGCAGGCCACGTTGGGCGGCATGGCGGGCAACAACTCCTGCGGCTCGCGCTCCATCGCCTACGGGAACATGGTGCACAACGTGCTGGGCGCGAGCGCGTGGCTGTCGAGTGGCGAGCTGGTTGAGTTCGGTCCGGTGACCACGCTCGGCGCGCGCGCAGCGGGCATTGCGCAGTTCGTGCACGGGCTGGCGCAGGAGCACCGCGACGCCATGGCGCAGCACTGGCCCAAGGTGATGCGCCGCGTGGCGGGCTACAACCTCGACATCTTCGACAACCAGAGCGAGCGGCCCTACACCGCCGACGGCAGCGTGAACCTCGCGCACCTGTTGATCGGCGCCGAAGGCACGCTGGCCTACACGCGCAGCCTGAAGCTCAAGCTCGCGCCGCTGCCGCGCGCCAAGGTGCTGGGCATCGTGAACTTCCCGACCTTCCATGCGGCCATGGACGCCGCGCAGCACATCGTGAAGCTCGGGCCGACGGCGGTGGAGCTGGTCGACCGCACGATGATCGAGCTGAGCCTGGCCAACCCGGCCTTCAAGCCGACGGTGGAAACGGCGCTGATCGGCAAGCCGGCCGCCATCCTGCTGGTCGAGTTCTCGGGCGCCGACAAGGCCGGGCTGCTGCCGCAGCTGAAGCAGTTGGTCGAGCTGATGGGCGACCTCGGCTTGCCCGGCAGCGTGGTCGAGATGGCCGACGACGCGCGGCAGAAGAACCTGTGGGAAGTGCGCAAGGCCGGCCTCAACATCATGATGAGCCTCAAGGGCGACGGCAAACCCGTGAGCTTCATCGAAGACTGCGCCGTGCCGCTCGAGCACCTGGCCGAATACACCGACGGGCTGACCGAGGTGTTCGCGAAGTACGGCAGCCGCGGCACCTGGTACGCGCACGCCTCGGTCGGCACGCTGCATGTGCGGCCGATTCTCGACATGCGCGCCGACGGCGGCGCCAAGATGCGCGCCATTGCCGAAGAGGCCAGCGCGCTGGTGCGCAAGTACAAGGGCGCGTTCAGCGGCGAGCACGGCGACGGGCTCTGCCGGGGCGAATGGATCGAATGGCAGTTCGGGCCGGCGATCAACGAGGCCTTTCGCGCGATCAAGCAGCAGCTCGACCCGATCGGGCTGTTCAACCCCGGCAAGATCATCGACCCGCCGCGCATGGACGACGGCGCGCTGTTCCGCTTTGCGCCGCCCACGGCGCCGAAGCCCTACCGCCGCATCGAACTGAAGCCGGTGCTCGACTGGTCGGGCTGGAACGTCAACGCCGACCCCGTGACCGAGCTGACCACCGCGCCTGGCACCGGCGGCGACAGCACAGGCGGCCTCGCGAAGGCCGTCGAGATGTGCAACAACAACGGCCACTGCCGCAAGTTCGACGCCGGCACCATGTGTCCGAGCTACCGCGTGACGCGCGACGAGCAGCACCTGACGCGCGGCCGTGCCAACACGCTGCGCCTGGCGCTGTCGGGCCAGCTCGGCGCCGACGCCTTCACCAGCGAGGCCATGCACGACACCATGGACCTGTGCGTCGGTTGCAAGGGCTGCAAGCGCGACTGCCCGACCGGCGTCGACATGGCGAAGATGAAGATCGAGTTTCTCGACCACTACAAGAAGCGCCACGGCCACACGCTGAAAGACAGGCTGGTCGCCTACATGCCCGACTACGCGCACCGCGCGAGCCGCATGCCCTGGCTGCTGAACCTGCGCAACCGCGTGCCGGGTGCGGCATGGCTGGGCGAGAAGATGCTGGGCTTTTCAGCCAAGCGCTCGCTGCCCGAATGGCGCACCGACACCTTCTGGCGCGGCAAGGACATGGTGGCGGCGGGGTTGTTTTCCGATCAGACCTCGGTGCTGGCTGCTGCGGCGCGCGGCGAAAAGGTCGCCGTGCTGTTCGTCGACACCTTCAACGGCACCTTCGAAAGCGAGAACGTCTTTGCGGCCGCGCGCGTGCTGCACGCCGCAGGCTATGCGCTGCACACGGTGGAGAAGGGCGGCGGGCACCACTGCTGCGGCCGGACCTTCCTGGTCAGCGGCATGGTGGACGAAGCGAAGGTGCGCGCCGGGGCGCTGATCGACGCGCTGTTGCCGCTGGCGCAGGCGGGTGTTCCCATCGTCGGGCTCGAGCCCTCGTGCCTGCTCACGCTGCGCGACGAAACGCTGGTGATGGGCTTCGGCGACAAGGCGCAAGTCGTCGCGAAGCAGGCGCTGCTGTTCGAGGAGTTCATCGCCCGCGAACGCAAGGCCGGCCGCTTCGAACTCGCGTTGAAGCCCGCCACCGCGCCCATCCTGCTGCACGGCCACTGCCACCAGAAGGCCTTCGGCGCGGTGAGCCCGATCATGGAGGTGCTGAAGCTGATTCCGGGCGCCGAGCCCGAGCTGATCGAGAGCTCATGCTGCGGCATGGCCGGCAGCTTCGGCTACGAAGCGAGCCACTTCGAGGTGTCGATGCAGATGGCCGAGGCGAGCCTGCTGCCCGCCATCCGCGCCAGGCCCGATGCGATCGTCGTGGCCGACGGCACGAGCTGCCGGCACCAGATTGGCGATGGGGCGCAGCGCGAGGCGGTGCATGTGGCGGTGCTGCTGGCGCGGCACATGATGCTTTGA
- a CDS encoding GntR family transcriptional regulator produces MTAEIIEISRLALHDQVASRLRTMLVEGRIAPGAKLNERELCLQLNVSRTPLREAIKLLAAEGLVDLLPNRGAVAVKLTEADVLNTFEVLAMLEGMSGELAAKRITDEELAEVRALHYEMMACFARRDLSGYYSLNARIHTAINDAAANPVLSNTYRSINARVQSLRFRTNQDETKWQHAVEEHEQMVQALAARDAQAMRKVLTAHVLRKRDTVLELLRAGQIYPAAKSKSKTTSNNAS; encoded by the coding sequence ATGACCGCTGAAATCATCGAAATCTCCAGGCTGGCCTTGCATGACCAGGTCGCGTCGCGCCTGCGCACCATGCTGGTCGAAGGGCGCATTGCGCCCGGCGCCAAGCTCAACGAACGCGAGCTGTGCCTGCAACTGAACGTGTCGCGCACGCCGCTGCGCGAGGCCATCAAATTGCTTGCGGCCGAAGGGCTGGTCGACCTGCTGCCCAACCGCGGCGCGGTGGCGGTGAAGCTCACCGAGGCCGACGTGCTCAACACCTTCGAGGTGCTGGCGATGCTCGAGGGCATGTCGGGCGAGCTGGCGGCCAAGCGCATCACCGACGAAGAGTTGGCCGAGGTGCGCGCGCTGCACTACGAAATGATGGCCTGCTTCGCGCGGCGCGACCTGTCGGGCTACTACAGCCTGAACGCGCGCATCCACACGGCCATCAACGACGCGGCGGCGAACCCGGTGCTGTCGAACACCTACCGCTCGATCAACGCCCGCGTGCAGTCGCTGCGCTTTCGCACCAACCAGGACGAGACCAAGTGGCAGCACGCGGTCGAGGAGCACGAGCAGATGGTGCAGGCGCTGGCCGCGCGCGACGCGCAGGCCATGCGCAAGGTGCTCACGGCACACGTGCTGCGCAAGCGCGACACCGTGCTGGAGCTGCTGCGCGCCGGCCAGATCTATCCCGCTGCCAAGAGCAAGAGCAAGACCACGAGCAACAACGCGAGCTAA